ATACACGCATGCTGTAACACATAACAGCTTAACAGTTTTGTATAACTCCTCGAATTGCTTCAGACTTGCGATGCCGATTTGCAGCCAAAAACCAGAATCCTCCCATCCAAAGagttgtgtatttatttctctttttgattCCATATGCAAAGTTtctttttgatgtgttttacatGACAACCAGCTTTCTGAGGACAGGGGAACAGGACGTGGAGACGTCAGACAGAAAGTAGATATCACAGCACTTAGGGGGTGAATCACTTGCCGTAAAAATGAGaagatcagagagaaagagtgtgcgCTCGCCCACTCGTATTCTCAGTGCTCATGTGGATTTGGGTGGAGAGAAGAAGTAGTGTCATTCACTGGGGGGTTGGGTGGTGCAGTCTGCAGACAAACTGCCATTTAGGGAGGCTTGGGAAGATCTGAGGGCTTTTTCTGCTCGGTTGTGGGTGGGAGTCTTTCCGGTTTGATGGTGTTCAAGTGCCTTAAGGATCTCCTCTTCCCTTGTCTCAGATTCCTCACATCTGTTTCTTTCACAAAGCGGACTGTGGTCCCTTACGTATAAGATTCTGCACTTCTTTCATATCAGCATGGACATCAAGTCCAAAATAGGATTTCCACCActtaaatgtaaagtaaaaatatgatGCCACATCTTGTACAGTGATTTAAAACATTGAATTGTAGTCTTTTTAAACATAGAACATTCAACAGAACACCTCTCCAGACTGgatcttttacatttttgtacatGTTACATGATGGatgatattgtttttctttccaaaatgaACACATAGcgttgtttttaatttctgtgtgCTCTTATGTGTAGTCTTGGACATTTACTGAACATATTGTTCACATTAAGTTGTCTTTTGATTATGGGCGGGGGGTTGGGGGTAGGGGGAGTATCGTTGTATATTATGTAATTCAGTGTGGGAATGATAATATTTATGTCCACTCTTTCATTTTGTGACTCGGCAAAGGATTTGAGAAACCCGTCAAAGTGCTTTTGGTACTTACTCGTCAATTTAGCTCAAAGGTGGaatgcatttctttctctcattaGACAGCAGTAAATTACTTAAATTCCAGAAGACTTTGCAGACCTGGAAGCTTTTACTAGTCACCTCAGTTTTAGGCCAAATGTTTGAGCGAAAACAATGTACTCCAAAAGCCAATGGTACTATGCACAAGCTGACAGCAGGTTTGCAGCTGAATGGTTTTCTGTGCATTGCTGTGACATTTAAACTACTTGTGAAAGGTCAAAATCTACTAGGTCGCCATTGGCATAGTAATTCGCTTTTCCTGTTGTGGGACTAGATGTTAGTCTCTGCAGATGATCACCCTCAAAATCTTCTAATCACCTACAGGATAAATAAAGAAGAGGTTCAACGCACTTACATTTGCTTCTACTTACAAGACAAAACAGTACTTATTCACTTTTGCATTCAGTTtcagtggaaaaagaaaaaaaaacaactaaaatgtACTTTGTGCAACAACCTGAGCACTtgagatgaaacattttatttcacgCGTGATGCAGCCTGACAGTGACATTCAAGTCAAAAGATTTATAGTTTTTCAGGACATCATTTGAGACCCATAAAACgatgaagatgatttttttttccaatcagacgtttataaaaatgtgactCTGTGCTATATTCTCGCCTGTCTGCTCAACTGTAACTCATCTTAAATATTGCAAGACAAGAGCACATGCCCCTGGGTTTGTGATGTTCAGAGCAGACCATGCGTAGCGAGAGCGAGAAAAGAGAGCCTAAATTTGAGAACGATGGGAAATTAATGTGTGTTCAATCTAACACAAGCTAATGAAATCTGACAGTTAAAATCTAACAATGGCATATTTGTTTGGATAGCCTGGTAAATTATGCAaactcacattttctttcttctgagTGGTGGTCTTTTACCAAACTGTAGTTGATGTGAATGTCCTGTAGTGCTCGATGACGTGAAAACACCAGAAGCCCTGTAGGAAATGATCTGGAGGGgccaaaacattgttttcttgGAATTGTAAATAGCAAAATagtgaaatgtttaatttatacagtaaattattgttattttgtatgTGAATGGGATATAATCTATCTTTTGTATAAGTGAAGTAcctttgtagttttatttaatgtgtcCTGGttgcaaaataaacactgtatgCATGTTTCTTAAGCTTGTGTTGTGcctgttcttttgtttggtcGCTACATCTTAAACCATTTATTCCATAATCGCACAAAATATTACGTACCCAAGTGACTGAGAAGCATATGGGCCACAAAACCAGGATCATGCTAATTCCATTGACTTTTCCAATTGAAACCATTCCATTTGAAAAAATAGATTCAGGCTTCAGTGTATGCATGGTGGGACATCTGCAcccccttctctttcttttttctgtggcGCTAAATACTTATCAGATATGTGAAATGACTCCCAGACTGTTTGGAGATGCACACACACGGAGGGAGGATTTAGAGTGCCATGTGCAACCTATTGGTTCCCCTCCGGGATGAGGCCAAGCATGCAACCTGCACATTTTAGAGGGAAACAGCAGGAGCTCTACTTTACAACTGGAAcaccatgaaaaaaacaaacatggcggGACGTGTAATAAGGTGGAACACATGGGATAATATGCAATGATGATTTCTTAATTCATGAAaggtgtttctttgtttctttcatctAGTGCTCGCTCTGAAACTGTTGAAGGGCTGGTTTTGTTTCTGAGAAACTCAGCAGCTGCATGTGTTCACTATTTGTTGGCAGGACATCTGTAACTCCATGAAGACGCAAAATGATCCTCGAAAGTGCTTCCAAACCTGCTCCTATTGAAAGTGCATTTGCAATTATGAGGGCttacaattaaaataattaagaaaacaaaaagggttTCTTGAAAATTATTTTGGCTGCAAGGCTAGCAAAAATCCTAAATAAAGTCACCTGGGAACCTCTGACACGTCTGAATAAAACCCCATTTTACAACCTTGTGCAGAACTTGTTCGATAATATAATAATCCTATCAATGTTCTCAAACGTGAAAAGTTACTCAGAAATCTTTGAAAACACAGAGCTTCAGGCAGAGGTGGAACACACCTACCGACCTAGTATagaaaaactgccaaaaatGTGCCAACAGAATAATGATCATTAATTTTAGACCCTCTATAATATCTCTGTctggacttaaaaaaaaaaactaatattatgtttaatttatcaTATCATATGATAACATATGTCCTTTTCTAGCTTCTCAAGGGTGTGTTTACAGTAAGATTGTTTTATAAGGACTCCAGAGTCTCTCAATTCACAAGTGTTGCTGCAGCAAAGTAggcataatatatataaaatgtccATATCAGGGTCACTACCTCCCTCAACTAGTTTATCACCGAGAAACAACAGACCATGCAAGACAATAACCTGCCAGCATCAACATCACTTCAGTACCAAGGAAAGTGCATGCCCCAAGTCTGAATTTATCAGTAAACAGCAGTAataaaaaactagaaaaatttctaaagaaattttgagtgtgcctgactctggccccgtcgcccccatacattattattgtcactgctcagcaaattcagtattaatacaacaagctgtgtcattgttgcctttttaatgggctattattttgaagggactcttattttgaaagacgtTTGTCttatttagtttagtgtgtgtacgtgtgcgtgtgtgtgtgtgtgcgtgtgtgtgtgtgtgtgtgcttgtcctgtgtgtgtgggtgtaggtgtgtgtgtgtgtgtgcgtgcgcgtgtgaTGGAGTTGTGGCTGCATCCTGGAAACAGCTGATTGTATTCATACTGTAGTCATTGTTGatagtgatgatggtgatgatgatgatttctgagtgtgcctgaaggagcacactgtttactgtacacaatgtttattataattcttacgtttcttccgtgttttttttggttcgcttctcctcccacagttttggtcgcacatacacaaacaaggTATCAAAGCAACTGGCTCGGCCGGGATCTGTATGCTATGATTTTGCCTGGGTGTGTATTGGgagaatgttccagagctagagtgcatgacatcatcgctagagtggagagggagagaaaaatcagtcgaaaaataaattcataaactGCGCTCGAGGccgcaaatgtcactctacagacatgattaccactcaaaacgtaggaaaattcgaggcggtcagagtgataacactgctgaagctgtcaggtttatagttttggggtcagacacaaagatgcgccagcaACACGCATCTGCTGCCCAATCTACTGCCCAATCTACTGcccaatctactcccatgttaatttgagaaatttccaaaaggagcagagagcacctgttctttctctaactctgacctgcagctgaccctgattgcttggcaacctcaagcctgcctttgactaactttattgaagtctctgtatgatatcaatgactatcaatacgacatttttaatgtcggccattttatccttctctctcgcagacacaaacacagacacatagacagagagacagacagacagacactacacacacacacacacacacacacacacacacacacacactcacacacacacacacacacacacacacacacacacacacactcaagactTAGTATGACCTCCAGTTTCATAGATAAATAATGAGTCTGAAAACATTAGACAGAAGAACATACAAAGACTACAGATAATAATAAGTCTCTCTtcctcaattttttttttttttaccattttgtaAACTAAATTCATTCTAAAACTAAGTTGTTTTGAAAAATCTGGTCTAAATTAACAAGTCCggcaaaacagaaaagaaaaactaaggTGCCCATCATCTTGCACCAGACAAGACAATATAGGAACATGACAATGCTACCAGCATAGGGATCTGCATAAGATCAGATGCACAGCCCATTGcatgatattaaatatttgtcaaacatattaaagaattaaagattttccaaaacatgttttctgctttcagaTTATCTTCAGtcaattaatgttttataaaacaaacacaatccagTACCGGAAAGTAGATAATTGTAGCTgatcctctttctccctctacTGGTGATATAATGCTTGAACACATTTTCTCAAAAGTGCCCCAGTTATGATGCTTTGTACCAATACTATCTGTTTTTGCTTGGTAGGGTAATAAAATCATCTTCATTGGCCACAAACAACtagaaatgttaataaaatgttgCTTAATTGCTTTAATTGAAAAGACTATTGATTATTGAGGTTTTGTAGGGACTCTATTATAAGTTCTGTTATCCATATCAAATCTTTGTGGACTTCTACACACCCTCCCATTGACcccaaaatgtgtgttttatttgttttttttttgtttttttacaatagCAATTGTGCAGCTGTAACATTAATCCTAAACTAGACTCGGAGCCTTATCAGTGCTCCTCTGGGTCCCTGTGAGAAAGCCTAGGCCTGCAGACACCCCTCTGGTCAACCTTCCCATAGCCAGGAAAAAGGGACCAATGTAAGCTGATCCCTCTGAACCCGAGTCGAAGAGTAATTGAGGCAACAATGGGACAATACGTTGCAGGGTCTGGTTACTGTTCGAACGAGAAAGTGAGAAGAATGGAAGACAATACCTGCCACTTTCTGCACTCACGGTACTGAAgtcacacagaggaggagagccgGAGAGAGgtactgtcagaaaaaaagagctGGTATTTCTTGATAGATTTGAAAAAAGGAGTGTTTTGAAAGAGGTTTAGTGGCTGTGCACGAACTTGTCTGTTTTGATCTGCCTCGTTCTGTAATATTGTCTATGACCCTGGTGCAATTAAGGCACTCTCATGCCCTTCAGTGGTTTTGAGTACATGCATTGGCCTGTTTAATGCTTGAGATTTTTCTCCTACTATTGTACCTTAATACTGCTGAAAGCTGTTTATATACACTCCCTTTTCATCCCTGCCCTATATACACTACTTTTTCATCCCTGTAATTATATTATCATTTAAGTAATTTGCCATGCAAAAACTGTTCATGTCAATTCACTGGCTCTAGCTTCTCCATGAGGATTAGCAGCTTTCCTCTCTTTTATATGTGTAAGTTGGATAGGCTGTCGCTCAGATCGTAGAGCTGGTTGGCCATTAATTCGATCCCCAGGCTCCTCCTGTTCACAAGTCTAAGTGCTCTCGAGTAAGAAAATGAACTCCAGATTGTTCCCCAAATGTAAGTATTTATGAAAGAAAATCTCTAGACAAAGTAATGACAAATAGCAGACAATTTTCCtattagctaaaaaaaaataatataatataataatataataatatctcTAAGTATAAAATGTGGCACAAAAATGTACAACATTGCATTAAACTACTCGCAGTaagtttactttactttacttgagtatttacATTCAATCAACTTCAAACTTTGACTCCACTACATCTAGAGTCAAGTATTGTCctactttattacatttatctAACAGCTTTGGTCACTTTACACATaaaattttttttcacattattgcTGAGCTCAGACAAACGGTTCTCAAATGAGTGACGCTACAAACATATGATGACCTTATAAACCATGCATTGCTGTAAATTAaacaacagtatataaagtagttaaaaatTAGCTCACCCTTgaacatctacagcagtaaaatgcaacaaacacaataatGCAGCAGTAACAGCCATCCATTAAGTTGTACtacttatccttatcagggtggTGGGGGCTGAAGCCTATCTCAGCGGGCATTTAGCAAAAGGCATTACGTGTCTGTCATTGGAGTGTGGGAGGAAGCAGGAGAATCCATGCAGATGAAGAGAgaacaaactccacacagaaatgcCCCAGTCAATGTTCAAACATCATATAAAAGAATGTGTAATGAGTACTTCTACTTTTGATACTTAGTAGTGGAGTATTttcagtgtggtattagtacttttacttaaataaaagatCACTGTCCATGTCCAACCTAATAATGAGCAAAAAAGAAGCACATGTGAGTCCTTTACAggaatataacaaaataataataaaaaacgtACAGcgtgtatgatttagtggcaccGAGCAGtcaagttgcagattgcagctATGGTAAATGAATACAATAATATGTTGGAAAAACTGCTGCAAATTAATATCAAAAGCAAAAGGGCATAATTTAGATCAGTGTctgatttgtctgttctgggctactgtagaaaaatggcagttcaacatgacGGACTCCGTgtaagaggacccactctcactgtagatcAGGGGTACTCAAATACAAATCTTAAAGGGccacaaagatttttttcaatGACTAAAAGGTCCATTTATTGAGGTCAGTCAGGCCACAtgtgatatactgtaatatttttgttgttttattcaaaacaacaaatatatgaacttaaataaaatatatttgtggaATCTGAAAAGGGTATTTGCTTAATTTTTgctttaatttcctctttttatttgtgttcaaACATTGTGTCAGTCATGCATTCTCTTATTATTTCTGCATCTGAGAATGGCTTCTTGTGTTTACCCAAAACCCATGCCACTCAATCCAATCCAACtctgttgctttttgttgttgtgtcataGTTGTGACAAGAATCCTGCTTGCAGCTTGATTTGACGATTTCAGTGCgagttcatttttgttgttcttaCCCTTTAAATTATGAGGAAATGTCTCTTCAAAATTCCCATGCTTTGTCTCATAAGGCCGTTTCAAATTGGAAACCTTCATCACAGCTATAGTCTCATGGCATATTAAACACATGGGTTTTGTGCTGGTTGGAGGGAGGAATGAATGTGGTTTTGCAGATGCTCTGATGCTACTattctgtttgttattgttatgcaaAAGGTATGGTTGATATTGAATTTCGTTCTCTTCTTGATACACCATTTCCATTGCACTATGTTGATGTTAGTGTTTGGTATTGTATGTTGCTAAAGGAAGGGAGATGTTGTAGGGTGATGTTATGCAGCCAACAGCCCCCTCTGGGGGcatgtatgtatacatgtgtgCTACGAGTGACATGCCTCAGTTCTGTTATGTGCACAGCTGAGAGACACAGCCTGACTCTGCCTGTTATTTATGCATCTACACTTGCAACAGGAGAGCTAACTATTGAGTATAGttgctgtagatataaaaggttcattttgagacaacgaaaacacaatgattctcattttcagatgattatacactaatttaAGCATACTTAGAAATACTGTATTCCATTCCCGCTAATAGATGCGAAGACAATGATGTGAAGAAGTCCATGTACTaacatttttgccttttttgagCTCTATTAtagctgaagagcgacaggaaatgtggggagataGAGCTGGGGGACGACACACAAAAGGTCGGTTACATAGTTTTCAATAATAAAggttacatacatacatacatttcattgtcacattattattttttaaatgtcaatctAAGCCATTCAagtgtgaacaaaacaaaaccagtccttcctttctttcacatctgaagtcagataacacagaatatattttatggaatatgttaaacttgcatgaaggtaatacaaatctgaacctcatgttttaaacattttaaacgtgacttattatgagtataTCAAAGTATGTGAACATTTAAGTTTAGAAagtatcactcttgctcttgtctttaacaaaatcattcagaaagtacCGGTAATATTTTgagtcacatctacagataaataacaccagcagttatgtccttagaggttcaaatgcttcattatattaagcaagaaaaaaaaagccatacagtatctgacaatcctagcaggccataaataataaaaaaaaattaagcaaTCATTTGGACATCCCTGCTTTAAAAGAcagttttaattattcaaaacaGTTTCAGGTGTTCTATTGTGTGTCAAATTTCTGTGATaagtcactttctttgcaacatttcttacactatggtcactttacattacaatactctttttatatatcatgccacttttatcctcagtacttgtctgttttgaaggttgattgttttttgtttttattgtgtaggttatagatatttctgtctgtttaatgtgtttttgttttttttttacttttttttctaattctgtagtgtatgctacactttcctctgctgctgtaacaagcaaatcccccgtggtgggatgaataaagtatatctaatctaatgaaattaaaaattatatataaatataaatatatatcaacaGTCCTCCTTTATACCACTGAGTGTCGCGTGTGAATGACGTGAGGTCTGTCGCGCATTTATACATAGTCAGGCAACATGTCTGCGTCCATGCGCCTGCTGGTCCGGAGGGCGATCCGCCTTTCTGACACAAACATCCAGATCTCAGCTGCTGCTCGGGCTGCGGCTCGGGCTGCGGCTCGGTCGTCGTCCTGTCGGTGTTTCAGCGATGCAGCCGAAGACAGAAGTACACATTTTGGGTTTGAAACGGTGCCAGAGACCGAGAAGGCGAAGAGAGGTGAGCTGAGCACAGACCGCTGCTGTGAACGGAGTCATGtcaccagacttcattcagagtattgtgtttttaaaagtctgcTGCCTCTCAGGAGATAAACAAACCACAAGAGACTGACTATGAGGAGGTTTGGGGATCGTAAAAATGTGCTGCACACTTCGGCATACGAGTGaaggttttaaatgtgaatttaagtAGCGATTAGTGgtgttttgtctattttatGTATCTATTAtgcgtatgtatgtatgtatgtattgtatgtatgtagtagtatatgtggtgtgtgtgtgtgtgtgtgtatgtgtgtttgtgtatatgtgtgtgtttggatatgtgtgtgtgtgtggtgtgtgtgtgtgtgtgtgtgtgtgtttgttagtgtgtttgtgtgtgtggtgttgtgtttgtatatgtgtgtttgtttgtatatatgtgtgtgtgtgtgtgtttgtatatagtgtgtttgtgtgtgtgtgtgtttttgtatatatgtgtgtgtgtgtgtgtgtgttttgtatatatatatatatatatatatactatatatatctatatatatatctatgtatatgtatgtatgcgtgtgtggACATATAGCAGACAGTAATTACAGATttacatcattttgtttttatcgtAGGTAATcagataaatatatttttaatgaagtctgtaggaatcagaaaaaaagatgtgtgtATTTGAGTATGCATGCCACATATTCTGTGTATTATCAGTCAcagtattattttaaatatttttttaacattacctttttacattttgttataGTCTTGAATGTGCACTATTCTGTCTATATATGTGTATAGAAAATGATTTAACCTTTATGATGACGTGCAAGTAAAGACCCCATCTCTATAAACCAtccacaaattaaaatgttattttgtttgacCATCTAGATTACTTACTACTTAATACTTTTGTTTTAGACATCCCATTATAGATTACAACACATAGCATAAATATGAAGAGCAttaatcacagttttttttttaaatagatgtgGGTATCGGAAGTACATGAGAGCCATGTTATTATTGACATCAACTTCACGTTTATTTAAAAGTAGCAGTTCAAGTGAACTAACATTTTCCCTGGACCAGAGtataaaactgacaaaatgtcaCAGGACCAAGAggacagtatatacagtatattggtACATTCAAACATGAGTATGCCTAAATTACCTCCatataactgaataaaaacataaaatacacagtgaagcagatttccttttttttttctttgctcagtGTATAAGGTGTTTGAGAATGTGGCACAGAGGTATGACATTATGAACGATGCCATGAGTCTGGGGATTCATCGAGTGTGGAAGGACATGCTGCTGCATGCCATGCACCCACAGCCTGGGGTGCGACTCCTGGATGTCGCAGGTGGAACAGGTAAAGCAGTTCATGTGTATACCTTAAGTGCAAACGTCAAGCTAAATTCCAAACTGGtgtcacagttttcttttttttaatggtgatCTTCGCCTACAGGTGACATTTCCTTCCGTTTTCTGGAGTACGTCCGTTCTCAGCAAGAGCGGCAGAAGCGGCGGGCTGCACGGTCCATGCAGACGCCGTCATGGCAGGACATTTCCAACAACTACTCCACAGAGGACGAAGACGGGCCCCTGGAATCCAGGGCTGTTGTCTGTGACATCAACAAAGAGATGCTGAAAGTGGGCAAGCAGAAAGCAGACAGCATGGGCATCAGCACCGGTACGTTTTTGACTGTAAAACTGCTTCAAGTGTCTCTGAGCAAAACGTCTGATCCCTGTGTCAAACCCCTTTTGTGAAAACTGACTAAAAagtgcaaaataataataataagaaaatggTTTTGTACTCTTTAAAGCAAAGTATTATAAAAGTGTTGTTTTAGTATCAGTAATAAAACCTATCGGCATATCGACATTATGTTAAAAAGATAATTGTCATTGATCTGGAAAGGAGGATATAATGATGCAATCAGTTagtcataaaaataaagctCTATGATtgtaaacattaataataatactgaggCAGGCATCCATAAACTAGTGTGGGTTC
This genomic stretch from Larimichthys crocea isolate SSNF chromosome III, L_crocea_2.0, whole genome shotgun sequence harbors:
- the coq5 gene encoding 2-methoxy-6-polyprenyl-1,4-benzoquinol methylase, mitochondrial — encoded protein: MSASMRLLVRRAIRLSDTNIQISAAARAAARAAARSSSCRCFSDAAEDRSTHFGFETVPETEKAKRVYKVFENVAQRYDIMNDAMSLGIHRVWKDMLLHAMHPQPGVRLLDVAGGTGDISFRFLEYVRSQQERQKRRAARSMQTPSWQDISNNYSTEDEDGPLESRAVVCDINKEMLKVGKQKADSMGISTGLSWVVGDAEELPFDDDQFDIYTIAFGIRNVTHIDQALQEALRVLKPGGRFMCLEFSKVTNPVLARLYDAYSFQMIPVLGEVIAGDWKSYQYLVESIRKFPDQEEFTGMIEDAGFYCVQYRNLTGGVVALHSGFKL